In Mercenaria mercenaria strain notata chromosome 13, MADL_Memer_1, whole genome shotgun sequence, the DNA window ATATACGGCTGCTTACTGTATTGTCTTTATAAAACGCAACTGCTTCTGGTTCATGCTTTTCCACTGGGTTGAATACCCTATGTGAAAACCCAGTCCATCTGGCCTGATGAAGGTAAGTGTTTCCATACAGGAACCTTTACAAAGCTGTTCCTGTAGTACTTAATATACTAACCCTCTGGGTACATCATCATGAATGCTGCCCTGCATACTGCTGCCCTGAAGACTACTGTGAGCACTTTGCCTACTCTCCTGCCTCTGTGGGTGATTAGGCCGGGAACCATCTGTCATTGTCTCTACCCTACCATCCATGTCGAAATTGGTCTCCTGAGGCCGGTTTGGGAATGGAGGAGCTGTGGCTTGTTTTTGTGCTAATTCCTGAGGCATTTGACCCTTCCTCTGTTTCTGCAAAAGTAAATTACCATGTCAACCCAACAGTAAGTGAATTCTGAAAGTTTCCTTCTTAACATCAAGCATggacaaacaaaaaatttaagaTGTGGATATAGATCCACAAGTAACTGAAACTTCCACAAGAGATACTGAGAGAAGACTCTTGATAATTAGTCCTCAGTCAAATCAGTAATTTTTTAAATCACCCCTGATTACCTGATTGACTTAGAAATTATCTATTGCTGATTGCCCAGTAATGTTATTACAACATAAGTCATAACTGTTTCGAAACCAGAGAAAAAGAGAAACATATCTACCCCTTCCCAAGAAGGATCAAAGAATCTGAATGCGTTCTGTTTTCCAAACTTTACGGTCATTCCATGCTGAAGTAGTGTTGTTTCATGAACTCTCTGGTTATTGACATACGTCTCGGACTCCCTGCTGGTTGGTGTTACTGTGACTATACCACTTGTGTGAGCTATTACACAATGACGAAGCTGGATGTTTGGTCCAAATAACTGAAAGAATTAGATAACCTCTGGTTAGAAGTTTCTGCGTACACATCGGAGTAACCTACTTTAATATTCAATTGATTGAACTCTTATTTATAATAGTTCCTAACTCTCTTGATTAACTCTACGCAACTGCTTCTGACAAGAAGCAAATCTGCAAGACAGCTGAATACAAAAGTAGGGTCCTTTTCACTAAGTTTATAGCTTTTCAAACCCAAAACCGTGATTCTGGCCAAAATTTCAAGATTCAATATTCTGTTCTAAAACAACTCTAAGCAAAGTGGTGAAACATATTTTACCatgaattaaaaacaagagcaccgccttgcgggtgctgacgctcatctgattttttgtgtgtaatagaaatattgtcctacccatgattttctaagtctaaaaagggccatcattcttgcaaaaagcataatagagttatgtttcttgatgtacagtgtccacttatgatggtgaaaaactgttgcaagttttaaagcaatagctttgatagtttatgagaaaagttgacttaaacataatactcaaccaagaaaatgattttctaagtccaaaaggggcaataattattgcaaaaagcaagatggagttatgttgcttgctgtacagggtcagcttatgatggtgaacaagtgttgcaagtttcaaagcaatagcttagatagtttaagagaaagttgacctaaacataaaacttaaccaagaaatctgatattttctaagtccaaaagggccataaatcttgcaaaaagcaggatggagttatgtttcttgctgtacagggtcaacttatgatggtgaacaagtgttgcaagttttaaagcaatagctttgatagtttaggataaaagctaacctaaacataaaacttaaccaagaaaactgattttctaagtccaaaaggggcaataaatcttgcaaaaagcaagaaggagttatgtttctttatgaacagggtctgcttatgacggtgaacaagtattccaagtttcaaagcaatagctttgatagtttaggagaaaagttgacttaaacataaaacttaaccaagaaatctgatattttctaagtccaaaaggggccataaatcttgcaaaaagcaagatggagttatgtttcttgctatacagggtcagcttatgatggtgaacaagtattccaactttcaaagcaatagctttgatagtttaggagaaaagctgacctaaacataaaacttaaccaggcaacgccgacgccgacaaccgctcaagtgatgacaataactcatcattttttttcaacaagaggaccatgatggtcctgaatcgctcacctctttccacatgacccagttttgagtatgatgtcgttttttctattatttgacatagtgacctagtttttgagctcttgtgacccagtttttaacttgacctagatattatcaagataaaaattctgaccaattttcatgaagatccattgaaaaatatggtctctagagatgtcaaaagattttaataattttaggcctactgacccagttgacccagtttcaaatttgacctagatatcattaagatgaacattcagaccaactttcatacagatcccatgtaaagtatggcctctagagaggtcaaaaggtttttttattatttgacctacttttttacggcacgtgaccgagtttcaaacttgacctagatatcatcaaggtgaacattctgaccaatttttatggcgatccattcacaagtatggtctctagagaggtcaaaaggtttttctatttttagaactaatgacctagtttttgaccgcacatgaccctgtttagaacttgtcctagatatcatcaagatgaacattcagaccaattttcatacagatcccatgaaaaatatggcctttagagaggtcacaaggtttttctattatttgacctactgacctagtttttgatggca includes these proteins:
- the LOC128547779 gene encoding afadin-like, with the translated sequence MTPQLAERYNIEGQNLVHFVCNKCRGWTGYGFIEEKMVVAIFYDLQLKLFGPNIQLRHCVIAHTSGIVTVTPTSRESETYVNNQRVHETTLLQHGMTVKFGKQNAFRFFDPSWEGKQRKGQMPQELAQKQATAPPFPNRPQETNFDMDGRVETMTDGSRPNHPQRQESRQSAHSSLQGSSMQGSIHDDVPRGSPRDSRPDGTKFEDALPASLEFRDDKENDFLSTVILDTNASATQFKLSPTYTMYLAVRFRLSSAYRPEPSDPSVHQIEHTN